One region of Armatimonadota bacterium genomic DNA includes:
- a CDS encoding BatA and WFA domain-containing protein, whose product MSFQSLGALGWLLPLGGVIIALYLLRMRRKNVQVPATFLWPERTDEVRANALFQRLRFSWLLLLQLLALALFVFALARPQTLQKGLAGEVTVVVLDASASMGATDIEPTRFDEAVKIVRGMINSANIGDRLMLIEAGAMPRVVFPLSNDPAAQRRAMSSVRRADGPSDIGEALRLAAARVGTIDGAKIVLLSDGVFEEVKNFGPGKSSLVYQKIGESRRNVAIEALGSSDSPTGRIVYCGVKNHGYDAVEVTVTIYADGEVIDSEIAKIDAGKTWGKTFPAPPGVQVVEARLSGEDILAADDYAVTVVDPGASLRVLLVTKGDMFLERALVLDPRVTLDKSSEVPVNERADSAGPGVYDIVVFDGIQEVAVKARGVLTLGAAGPPSPVTVSGTHERLNFLDAQDVPMMRGVNFASVYIEDAQAVSPKPRGRVIAEAVEGPILVMAEAEQRQLYLSFEPLSSDFPLTVGFPIFVANALDFLAGEVASDTLAILAGQQFHVPADTDDAATLIRPDGTKVAVHALQGRYVVRGIDQVGTYTLQANGEERTIYAYMRDDLESSVDAQEFVSIKENEVQTERDLHRYADFWKPLALLALLVLSVEWWMYARRS is encoded by the coding sequence GTGAGTTTTCAAAGCCTCGGCGCGCTCGGCTGGCTGTTGCCGCTCGGCGGGGTCATCATCGCGCTGTATCTGCTGCGAATGCGGCGGAAGAACGTGCAAGTCCCGGCCACCTTCCTATGGCCGGAGCGCACGGATGAGGTGCGGGCGAACGCGCTCTTCCAGCGGCTGCGATTCAGTTGGCTGCTACTGCTGCAACTGCTGGCGCTGGCACTGTTCGTTTTCGCGCTGGCCCGGCCACAGACGTTGCAGAAAGGTCTTGCAGGAGAGGTCACGGTCGTTGTTCTGGATGCGAGCGCAAGCATGGGCGCGACCGACATCGAGCCGACGAGGTTCGACGAGGCGGTCAAGATCGTAAGAGGGATGATCAACAGCGCAAACATCGGCGACAGGCTGATGCTGATCGAAGCCGGCGCGATGCCGCGAGTCGTGTTTCCGCTGAGCAACGACCCAGCGGCCCAGCGTCGCGCAATGTCGAGCGTCCGGCGAGCGGACGGCCCGAGCGATATCGGCGAAGCGCTCCGGCTGGCAGCAGCCAGAGTCGGCACCATCGATGGAGCGAAGATCGTGTTGCTCTCCGACGGCGTTTTTGAAGAGGTCAAGAACTTCGGCCCGGGCAAATCTTCGCTGGTGTACCAGAAGATCGGCGAGAGCCGCCGAAACGTCGCGATCGAAGCCCTCGGCAGCAGCGACAGTCCGACCGGGCGGATCGTTTACTGCGGCGTGAAGAACCACGGGTACGACGCGGTCGAGGTCACCGTGACGATCTACGCGGACGGCGAGGTCATCGACTCCGAGATAGCAAAGATCGACGCCGGAAAGACGTGGGGAAAGACGTTTCCTGCACCCCCGGGCGTTCAAGTCGTTGAAGCGAGGCTCAGCGGCGAAGACATCCTGGCCGCCGACGACTACGCGGTGACGGTCGTTGATCCAGGCGCGTCGCTCCGTGTGCTGTTGGTCACCAAGGGAGACATGTTCTTGGAGCGGGCGCTGGTGCTCGACCCGCGCGTGACGCTCGACAAGTCGTCGGAAGTTCCGGTTAACGAACGGGCCGACAGCGCGGGCCCAGGCGTTTACGACATCGTCGTCTTCGACGGCATACAAGAGGTCGCGGTGAAGGCGCGAGGCGTTCTCACGCTCGGTGCGGCTGGGCCGCCCTCGCCAGTGACCGTCTCCGGCACACACGAGCGGTTGAATTTCCTGGATGCACAGGACGTTCCCATGATGCGCGGAGTGAACTTCGCATCGGTGTACATCGAAGATGCGCAAGCTGTCAGCCCAAAGCCACGAGGCCGGGTCATAGCCGAGGCAGTGGAAGGCCCGATCCTGGTCATGGCAGAAGCGGAACAGCGGCAGCTATACCTATCGTTCGAGCCGCTCAGCTCGGACTTTCCTCTGACGGTCGGCTTTCCGATTTTCGTGGCCAACGCGCTGGATTTTCTGGCCGGTGAAGTCGCGAGCGACACGCTGGCGATCTTGGCGGGGCAGCAGTTTCACGTCCCCGCCGATACCGACGACGCAGCGACTTTGATCCGCCCCGACGGAACAAAGGTAGCTGTGCACGCCCTGCAAGGCCGGTACGTCGTTCGAGGCATCGATCAGGTCGGCACCTACACCTTGCAGGCGAACGGCGAGGAACGGACGATCTACGCCTACATGCGCGACGATCTCGAGTCGAGCGTCGATGCGCAGGAGTTCGTCAGTATCAAGGAGAACGAAGTTCAGACCGAGCGCGACCTCCACCGGTACGCCGACTTCTGGAAGCCGCTGGCGCTCCTTGCGCTGTTGGTCCTCAGCGTCGAGTGGTGGATGTACGCGAGGAGGTCTTAG
- a CDS encoding (Fe-S)-binding protein — protein MRVQLMLTCLCDGVAGDVGIATVTVLEHLGCEVSFPSEQTCCGQPPFNGGDWVTAKEIAVRNVEVFSLADEYDPVVTPSTSCAAMLRHGYPMLSMPAASRAYELCEFIVDVLGRDEWQGEIPARHIGLHEACHGRVLGTNGHQRKLLESISGAELIPFGSDEQCCGFGGSFCTTHGKVSESIGLEKLQQLRDAGVEQVVSGDMGCLLHLQGLIDRNGIELSTLHIAQVLAEAISA, from the coding sequence ATGAGGGTCCAGCTCATGCTGACCTGCCTGTGCGATGGCGTAGCAGGCGACGTTGGGATTGCCACGGTTACGGTCTTAGAGCATTTGGGCTGCGAGGTGTCGTTCCCGTCAGAGCAGACTTGCTGTGGGCAGCCGCCGTTCAACGGGGGAGATTGGGTCACCGCCAAGGAGATCGCCGTGAGAAACGTCGAAGTCTTCAGCCTCGCCGACGAATACGATCCGGTGGTCACGCCGTCAACGTCGTGCGCCGCGATGCTGCGGCACGGGTATCCGATGCTGTCGATGCCTGCGGCGTCTCGTGCGTACGAGCTTTGTGAGTTCATCGTAGACGTGCTGGGGCGAGACGAGTGGCAAGGCGAGATTCCCGCTCGCCACATAGGCCTTCACGAAGCCTGTCACGGGCGCGTGCTTGGCACGAACGGGCATCAGCGAAAACTGCTTGAGTCGATCTCCGGCGCGGAGCTGATCCCCTTTGGCTCGGACGAACAGTGTTGCGGCTTTGGCGGTTCGTTCTGCACTACCCACGGCAAGGTGAGCGAGAGCATCGGCCTAGAAAAACTGCAACAACTGCGGGATGCAGGAGTCGAGCAAGTCGTCAGCGGCGATATGGGGTGCTTGCTGCACTTGCAGGGGCTGATCGACCGCAACGGTATCGAACTGTCAACGCTTCACATCGCGCAGGTGCTGGCGGAGGCGATCTCCGCGTGA
- a CDS encoding DUF58 domain-containing protein, with the protein MSRLVLAPNEFRILEGLRLSPRKAFQGRVRGERLTRKKGISIDFDDYRDYVEGDDLRHLDWNVLARLGQPVMKTYRDEEDLAVHLLLDCSASMSFGEPSKLEYAARIACALGYIALSGGDAVYPRTLGSRQQPLPALRGRASYPKLARWASAVEPVGNHGLAEELRLFAASGVRAGMAMIVTDGMDPDLVPGIRILGGRGHEVNVLQILSDIELRPDLEGDLRLLDIESASAVEITANSITMAAYKKSLNEHNDAVAEECRRLGGRYTLLTVGTALDRFVLDVLRRNRWVAA; encoded by the coding sequence ATGAGCAGACTCGTCCTTGCCCCGAACGAGTTTCGGATTCTCGAAGGGCTGCGGCTGAGCCCTCGCAAGGCGTTCCAGGGCAGGGTGCGCGGCGAACGGCTGACGAGGAAGAAGGGGATCAGCATCGACTTCGACGACTACCGCGACTACGTGGAAGGGGACGATTTGAGACACCTGGATTGGAACGTCCTCGCCAGGCTTGGGCAGCCGGTGATGAAGACGTACCGCGACGAAGAGGACTTGGCCGTCCACCTTCTGCTCGATTGCAGCGCTTCGATGAGCTTTGGAGAGCCGAGCAAGCTCGAGTACGCCGCAAGGATCGCGTGCGCGCTTGGCTACATAGCGCTGAGCGGAGGAGACGCCGTCTATCCCCGAACGCTCGGCTCGCGCCAACAGCCCCTTCCGGCGCTGCGCGGTCGCGCGTCGTACCCCAAACTCGCGCGATGGGCGTCGGCGGTCGAACCGGTCGGCAATCACGGGCTTGCAGAGGAGCTCAGGCTGTTCGCTGCCAGCGGGGTGCGAGCGGGCATGGCGATGATCGTCACCGACGGCATGGATCCTGACCTGGTGCCGGGAATCAGGATTCTCGGGGGGCGCGGACACGAGGTGAACGTGCTCCAGATACTCAGCGACATCGAACTGCGCCCAGACCTCGAAGGCGACCTGCGGCTGCTGGACATCGAGAGCGCGAGCGCGGTCGAAATCACCGCCAACAGCATCACGATGGCCGCTTACAAGAAGAGTTTGAACGAGCACAACGACGCCGTGGCAGAGGAGTGCAGAAGGCTCGGCGGACGTTACACGCTCCTGACAGTTGGCACGGCGCTGGATCGGTTCGTGCTCGACGTGCTCCGGCGCAATAGGTGGGTGGCAGCGTGA
- a CDS encoding ABC transporter permease, giving the protein MAVAGWIREQRRIYFGNATSVRDYRAQLRGVRASLFWAAYLGLLILFVTVAYWNIVSQGRQSVAQIQSELKSFYNLILVLLEVMVALVAPVIVGMSIHAERRRQSLDLILTAPVSPKYFLIGKFVSGYRYIVMLLFLSLPITAAAVVLGGATWSEVLISYVLIATHALLLMAISLPIALLSPKVVSAVIYSYMGCWAVFLVGSTFSAGMMFTSGFGGLIGSQEGPFWPLMFPNFFGFGIETHTTMFGAQVPNWILAVAMTLFIVKFFVLAGGSVMTRAGSKETVSLRIHGLVIAALLSFILTRDSIASGGFSSGPAAVAYEFAIMVSVLTLPLVVILPHISTWSFFDERKTRPNGVFSLRAALTSAPEGGLPYLMMLVAAVIMGPFVSTLVGGDRLTTIVWPYLIWLAGGWAFFWSLGWLLSSFVTTGIATARKSQLAFTVIIAVLPWPVIAMLSAAMGTSSDGWIIYPLTALAHEPDELLIVMFMASEFWLLAAVFGVWGEWRRKNVVSSYVRRKNEAEPARPWIVR; this is encoded by the coding sequence ATGGCCGTTGCCGGCTGGATTCGCGAGCAGCGGAGGATCTACTTCGGCAACGCGACCTCGGTCCGCGACTATCGGGCGCAGCTGAGAGGGGTTCGCGCCAGCCTCTTCTGGGCGGCGTACCTGGGGCTGCTCATCCTGTTCGTGACCGTGGCGTACTGGAACATCGTCAGCCAGGGACGGCAGTCGGTCGCCCAAATCCAGAGCGAACTAAAGTCGTTCTACAACCTCATTCTGGTTTTGCTCGAGGTGATGGTCGCGCTGGTCGCCCCCGTGATCGTCGGCATGTCGATCCACGCCGAGCGACGCCGACAGTCGCTCGATCTAATCCTGACAGCGCCGGTGTCGCCAAAGTACTTTCTGATCGGCAAGTTCGTCAGCGGATACCGGTACATTGTGATGCTGCTGTTCCTGTCGCTGCCGATCACGGCGGCTGCGGTCGTGCTGGGCGGCGCGACGTGGAGCGAGGTCTTGATCTCGTACGTGCTGATCGCGACGCACGCTCTTCTGCTGATGGCGATCTCCCTGCCGATCGCGCTGCTGTCGCCGAAGGTCGTTTCGGCGGTGATTTATAGCTATATGGGTTGCTGGGCGGTATTCCTCGTCGGCTCCACGTTCAGCGCAGGAATGATGTTCACAAGCGGCTTCGGTGGCTTGATCGGCAGCCAAGAGGGACCGTTTTGGCCGCTGATGTTTCCCAATTTCTTCGGATTTGGCATCGAGACGCATACGACCATGTTTGGCGCACAGGTGCCGAACTGGATTCTCGCCGTCGCCATGACGCTGTTCATCGTCAAGTTCTTCGTGCTTGCGGGCGGATCCGTGATGACGCGGGCGGGTTCGAAGGAGACGGTGTCCCTCAGGATTCACGGTCTCGTCATCGCCGCGCTGCTTTCGTTCATCCTGACTCGCGACTCGATCGCGAGCGGCGGTTTTTCGTCGGGGCCCGCTGCCGTAGCTTACGAGTTCGCGATCATGGTGTCTGTGCTGACGCTGCCGCTAGTTGTCATCCTGCCTCATATCTCGACGTGGAGCTTTTTCGACGAGCGCAAGACGCGGCCCAACGGAGTTTTCTCTTTGCGCGCTGCGCTGACCAGTGCGCCCGAGGGAGGGCTGCCATACCTGATGATGTTGGTTGCGGCGGTCATCATGGGGCCGTTTGTTTCGACCCTAGTCGGGGGCGATCGACTGACCACCATCGTCTGGCCGTACTTGATTTGGCTAGCCGGAGGTTGGGCGTTTTTCTGGTCGCTCGGCTGGCTGCTTTCGTCGTTCGTCACAACTGGTATCGCCACGGCGAGGAAGTCTCAACTGGCGTTCACGGTCATCATAGCCGTCCTGCCGTGGCCAGTCATCGCGATGCTGTCAGCCGCCATGGGAACGTCGTCGGACGGATGGATCATCTATCCGCTCACGGCGCTGGCGCATGAGCCTGATGAACTGCTAATCGTCATGTTCATGGCGTCGGAATTTTGGCTTCTTGCCGCAGTATTCGGTGTTTGGGGTGAGTGGAGGCGTAAAAACGTCGTATCCTCATATGTAAGGCGCAAGAATGAAGCAGAACCCGCTAGACCTTGGATCGTTCGGTAG
- a CDS encoding MoxR family ATPase: MSGEESATFFRDTISAIRDEVSKVIIGQKEIIEGVLVCLAANGHVLLEGMPGLGKTLLVRTLSEAVNLDFSRIQFTPDMMPADVTGTNVLATDDRGGRRFEFRRGPIFTNLLLADEINRATPKTQSALLEAMQELSVTVGGVKHEVGNPFLVMATQNPIEQEGTYPLPEAQLDRFMYKLVVRYPSREELAGIVHATTGTKTAAASKVSSGADILKIREIVRGVPVSESVLQYGLSIVVGTHPEGEGATPEATKYCRFGASPRAAQAIVTAGKIHALLDGRYNVSKEDMKRAAKPALRHRIILNFEAEADGVTTDAVIDEVLAHVEAEDKDPIGV; the protein is encoded by the coding sequence GTGAGCGGCGAAGAGTCCGCAACGTTCTTCCGTGATACGATAAGCGCGATTCGAGACGAGGTTTCTAAGGTCATCATCGGCCAGAAAGAGATCATCGAAGGCGTACTGGTCTGTCTCGCCGCAAACGGGCATGTGCTGCTCGAAGGGATGCCTGGTCTCGGCAAGACGCTCTTGGTTCGAACACTTTCGGAGGCGGTCAACCTAGATTTCAGCAGGATTCAGTTCACCCCGGACATGATGCCCGCCGACGTAACGGGAACGAACGTGCTCGCGACCGACGACAGGGGCGGCCGGAGGTTCGAGTTCCGGCGCGGGCCGATCTTTACGAACTTGCTGCTCGCCGACGAGATCAACCGCGCGACTCCAAAGACGCAGTCGGCGCTGTTGGAAGCGATGCAGGAGCTCTCTGTCACGGTCGGTGGAGTGAAGCATGAGGTCGGCAATCCGTTCTTGGTGATGGCCACGCAGAACCCGATCGAGCAGGAGGGCACGTACCCTCTGCCAGAGGCGCAGCTAGACCGCTTCATGTACAAGCTTGTCGTCAGGTATCCGTCTCGCGAAGAGCTGGCAGGCATCGTTCACGCGACCACTGGCACGAAGACGGCGGCCGCCAGCAAAGTGTCGAGCGGCGCGGACATCTTGAAGATCAGGGAGATCGTTCGCGGCGTGCCCGTCTCAGAGAGCGTGCTGCAGTACGGGCTGTCAATCGTCGTCGGCACCCATCCAGAGGGCGAGGGAGCGACTCCCGAGGCGACTAAGTACTGCCGGTTTGGAGCGTCTCCGCGCGCCGCACAGGCGATCGTTACGGCGGGGAAGATCCATGCGCTGCTCGATGGCCGCTACAACGTCAGCAAGGAGGACATGAAGAGGGCCGCAAAGCCAGCTCTCAGGCACAGAATCATTCTCAACTTTGAAGCAGAGGCGGATGGGGTGACCACAGACGCGGTGATCGACGAAGTCCTGGCGCACGTCGAGGCCGAGGACAAGGATCCAATCGGGGTTTAG
- a CDS encoding bifunctional rhamnulose-1-phosphate aldolase/short-chain dehydrogenase — MATTHHDSSTVPNLWDSKRAGGMDDVGQLVYASNLLGSDPRVTNFGGGNTSVKSSQADPLTGEEVEVMWVKGSGGDLGTAKRDGFASLYLDRVLALESKFQGERLREDEIVPLYNHCVFGLNPRACSIDTPLHAYVSFKAVSHMHADAVIAVAASSAAEALTQEIWSGEMGYLPWKRPGFELGLMLRDLLKSNPSIKGALMGSHGFINWADTWEECYADTIRMINQAQEFIDSRAGSHPFGDEVRPVRADDPRKILLEVLPVLRGKVSYEGKRLIANVDQSDEVLEYLSRAKMTDLAALGTSCPDHFLRTKICPMVLEIEGDMDNALAGFREGYAKYYERCKHDDSPAMRNPNPSVVLMPGVGMVSFGKNLVEARVTGEFYRNAIRVMRGAETISSYKSLAEQEAFNIEYWLLEEAKLKRQPPEKELSRQVALVTGAAQGIGLATAKKLASLGACVVLLDINEEKLEQARADVAAINNDECVLSALCDVTDGDALRNVFEETILKFGGLDIAVVNAGNARRGSVADTSCEDYEFLRSLLVDAYFDTMAHATRVMRDQGTGGSIIVIGSKNGTAAGSNAALYSAAKAFELHLMRCTAVDMAKHGIRANAVNPDAVVIGSGIWNDAWRAQTAQSLGIQPDEIEAHYRNRTMLQVDVTPDDIAEAVAWLASEARSSRTTGCTITVDGGNREGFVR, encoded by the coding sequence ATGGCCACCACACACCACGATTCGAGCACCGTTCCGAACCTCTGGGATTCTAAACGGGCTGGCGGCATGGACGACGTCGGCCAGCTCGTCTATGCGTCGAACCTGCTCGGCTCCGACCCTCGCGTGACCAACTTCGGCGGCGGGAACACCTCGGTCAAAAGTTCTCAGGCCGACCCGCTGACCGGAGAGGAGGTCGAGGTGATGTGGGTCAAGGGATCCGGCGGCGACCTTGGGACCGCGAAGAGGGACGGATTTGCATCGCTGTATCTCGACCGCGTCCTGGCCCTAGAGTCAAAGTTTCAGGGCGAGCGTTTGCGCGAGGACGAGATCGTTCCGCTGTACAACCACTGCGTTTTCGGTTTGAACCCCCGTGCGTGTTCGATCGACACCCCTCTGCACGCCTATGTGTCGTTCAAGGCCGTCTCGCACATGCACGCCGACGCGGTGATCGCCGTCGCCGCGAGCTCGGCCGCCGAGGCGTTGACTCAGGAAATATGGTCGGGGGAGATGGGTTATCTGCCGTGGAAGCGGCCGGGATTCGAGCTGGGTCTGATGTTGCGCGACTTGCTCAAGTCGAACCCTAGCATCAAGGGCGCGCTCATGGGGTCGCACGGTTTCATCAACTGGGCCGACACGTGGGAGGAGTGCTACGCCGACACGATCCGGATGATCAACCAGGCGCAGGAGTTCATCGACTCCCGCGCTGGCTCGCATCCTTTTGGCGACGAGGTGCGGCCTGTTCGCGCTGACGATCCGCGCAAGATACTGTTGGAGGTGTTGCCGGTGCTGCGCGGCAAGGTTTCCTATGAAGGCAAGCGGCTGATTGCAAACGTCGATCAGAGCGACGAGGTGTTGGAGTATCTGTCACGCGCGAAGATGACTGATCTGGCCGCGCTTGGCACGAGCTGCCCCGACCATTTCTTGCGTACGAAGATCTGCCCGATGGTGTTGGAAATCGAGGGCGACATGGACAATGCGCTCGCTGGCTTTCGCGAGGGATATGCAAAGTATTACGAGCGGTGCAAGCACGACGATTCGCCCGCGATGCGCAACCCGAATCCGAGCGTCGTCCTGATGCCCGGAGTCGGGATGGTGAGCTTCGGGAAGAACCTGGTCGAGGCGCGCGTCACCGGCGAGTTCTACCGCAACGCGATCCGCGTGATGCGTGGCGCAGAGACGATCAGCAGTTACAAGTCGCTGGCAGAACAGGAGGCGTTCAACATCGAGTACTGGCTGCTCGAAGAGGCGAAGCTGAAGCGCCAGCCGCCGGAGAAGGAGCTGTCGCGGCAGGTCGCCCTCGTCACCGGCGCGGCGCAGGGGATCGGCCTCGCGACGGCGAAGAAGCTGGCTTCGCTCGGTGCGTGCGTCGTGTTGCTCGACATCAATGAAGAGAAGCTGGAGCAGGCGCGAGCAGATGTCGCTGCGATCAACAACGACGAGTGCGTCCTGTCCGCCTTATGCGACGTCACCGACGGCGACGCTCTTAGAAATGTCTTTGAAGAGACGATCTTGAAGTTTGGAGGCCTCGATATCGCGGTCGTCAATGCGGGCAACGCGCGGCGCGGATCGGTCGCAGACACCTCTTGTGAGGACTACGAGTTCTTGAGGTCTCTGTTGGTCGATGCTTACTTCGACACGATGGCACACGCGACTCGCGTCATGCGAGATCAGGGCACTGGCGGCTCGATCATCGTGATCGGATCGAAGAACGGCACCGCCGCAGGTTCGAACGCCGCGCTGTACTCCGCCGCGAAGGCGTTCGAGCTGCACCTGATGCGCTGCACCGCGGTCGATATGGCCAAGCACGGCATCCGCGCCAACGCGGTCAACCCCGACGCGGTCGTGATCGGGAGCGGAATCTGGAACGACGCATGGCGCGCTCAAACCGCCCAGTCGCTCGGTATCCAGCCTGACGAGATCGAGGCGCACTACCGCAACCGCACGATGCTGCAGGTCGATGTAACCCCCGACGACATCGCCGAGGCGGTCGCCTGGCTCGCCAGCGAGGCAAGATCGAGCCGGACGACGGGCTGCACGATCACGGTCGATGGTGGAAACCGCGAAGGATTCGTCCGTTAG
- a CDS encoding VWA domain-containing protein translates to MRFTDPAWGLLFIPLIVGLILSWRHFHGMARVRKGIAFTIRFLMAGAVVIALMGPQSYRENKGTAVIFVMDRSDSVAEADRRVAEEFVDRAMRSLGPDDAAGVVTFGAQAVVEAIPGGKRPLGRLMSVVDSSGSDLAAAIRLAAASFPDGKARRIVVLTDGNETRGDAARAAEAAAIEGVDVDYVALGTVQRRVEASVLELQAPSERRADQPFELRALVESSTEQRGVLIIDRNGVVVAEIPVELPAGKSSIVISQLLDEPGFYRYRASLAVPEDTDNRNNVGAAFVNVRGRPKLLLLQGDASQTELADALRKQGLIVDLYGPEGMPARAEDLQPYDAVILNDLNAYYVAEYQMNMLRAAVNDTGIGLAMIGGEDSFLPGGWYGTPVAEALPVDLDIRQRKSFPSTTVLIVIDTSGSMAMKEDGIEKYKLAIKAAVMTAELLSPRDRIGVAGSTDDIVYVAPIQDLTNKQAVISNIRKLRPGGGGVYAEPSMRFADQELRKEDTKVRHLIFLADGADTDMYGNSLAIVSQMYRDKITTTVVAIGGGKDERFLQQLAKAGGGLYYLADKASKLPQIFTQDVAVMSRSAIEEGAFYPEVAFGEEILSGIDPGSIPALYAYCLTDLKPLARLGMKSPKDDPILATWQYGLGTSLAFTSDAKSQWASLWVPWDGFAQFWAQAVRAISRRATRNDYQVQVSPVGGRGEITVHAYDRLGNPLVSNDTTVRVSTPSGETRDVKLTQEAPGVFTGWFDAEQLGSYIVTVAEQDADGESRVSSSGFSIPYPPEYQYQATNFPLLEGIAGVTGGAAITDPLDALRAVPDPGVSIEDLWLYFLLAAAVMLPVDVGVRRIALPLTEMIATVVAWMKRKPAQEPSEADERIARLRKAKLAATDSDPAEARGKTVILKPTERKPREQTRKPAATGATASKLLEAKRKRRESDEE, encoded by the coding sequence TTGCGGTTTACCGATCCCGCTTGGGGGCTGCTTTTCATCCCGCTCATCGTTGGCTTGATTCTCAGTTGGCGACACTTCCACGGCATGGCTAGGGTGCGCAAAGGGATTGCGTTCACGATACGCTTCCTGATGGCAGGCGCGGTCGTCATCGCGCTGATGGGGCCGCAGTCGTACCGAGAGAACAAGGGGACGGCGGTCATCTTTGTCATGGATCGATCCGACAGCGTCGCGGAAGCCGACCGCCGCGTGGCGGAAGAGTTCGTCGATCGAGCGATGCGCTCGCTCGGGCCCGACGATGCAGCCGGAGTCGTTACGTTTGGGGCGCAGGCCGTCGTCGAGGCGATACCGGGAGGCAAGCGTCCGCTCGGTCGGCTCATGTCGGTGGTTGATTCGTCCGGCTCGGACCTTGCTGCGGCGATCAGGCTTGCTGCTGCGTCGTTCCCAGACGGCAAGGCGCGCCGCATCGTTGTGCTGACCGACGGAAACGAGACTCGCGGCGACGCGGCTCGGGCCGCAGAGGCAGCCGCCATCGAGGGCGTGGACGTCGACTACGTGGCGCTCGGAACGGTGCAGCGACGAGTCGAGGCGTCGGTGTTGGAACTGCAAGCACCGAGCGAGCGACGGGCGGATCAGCCGTTCGAACTGCGCGCGCTTGTCGAATCGAGCACCGAGCAGCGCGGCGTGCTGATCATCGATCGCAACGGCGTGGTCGTCGCCGAGATTCCAGTGGAGCTGCCGGCTGGCAAGTCTTCGATCGTCATCAGCCAACTGCTCGACGAGCCCGGCTTTTATCGGTACCGCGCTTCCTTGGCCGTCCCCGAAGACACCGACAACAGAAACAACGTCGGAGCGGCGTTCGTCAACGTCCGCGGAAGACCGAAGCTGCTCCTCTTGCAAGGAGACGCGAGCCAGACCGAGCTTGCCGACGCGCTGCGCAAACAGGGGCTGATCGTCGATCTGTACGGGCCGGAGGGAATGCCTGCCCGCGCGGAAGACTTGCAGCCGTACGACGCCGTAATCCTGAACGATCTGAACGCGTACTACGTGGCCGAGTATCAGATGAACATGCTGAGGGCGGCCGTGAACGACACCGGCATCGGTCTTGCGATGATCGGCGGTGAGGACAGCTTTCTTCCTGGCGGCTGGTACGGCACACCGGTCGCCGAGGCTCTCCCCGTCGATCTGGACATCCGTCAGCGCAAGAGCTTTCCGAGTACGACTGTGCTGATCGTAATCGATACGTCGGGCTCGATGGCGATGAAGGAAGACGGGATTGAAAAGTACAAGCTTGCGATCAAGGCGGCGGTGATGACCGCGGAGCTACTGTCTCCGCGCGACCGGATCGGCGTAGCAGGAAGCACCGACGACATCGTTTACGTAGCGCCGATCCAAGATCTGACGAACAAGCAAGCCGTCATCAGCAACATACGAAAGCTGCGACCGGGTGGAGGGGGCGTTTACGCAGAGCCGTCGATGCGGTTTGCCGATCAGGAGCTTAGAAAAGAGGACACCAAGGTGCGGCATCTCATCTTCTTGGCTGACGGCGCCGACACCGATATGTACGGCAACTCGCTGGCGATCGTGTCCCAGATGTACAGGGACAAGATCACGACGACAGTCGTGGCGATCGGCGGCGGCAAGGACGAACGGTTTCTTCAGCAGTTGGCAAAGGCGGGCGGAGGACTGTATTACCTTGCGGACAAAGCGAGCAAGCTGCCGCAGATATTCACGCAGGACGTCGCCGTAATGTCCCGTTCGGCGATCGAAGAAGGCGCGTTTTACCCGGAGGTTGCGTTCGGCGAGGAGATTCTCAGCGGGATCGATCCGGGCTCAATCCCCGCGCTCTACGCGTACTGCCTGACTGATCTGAAACCGCTCGCCCGACTCGGAATGAAATCCCCGAAGGACGATCCGATCCTCGCCACTTGGCAGTACGGGCTCGGCACATCGCTCGCGTTCACGTCGGACGCGAAGTCGCAGTGGGCGTCTCTATGGGTTCCGTGGGATGGGTTCGCTCAGTTCTGGGCACAGGCAGTGCGCGCGATATCCCGCCGCGCGACGAGGAACGACTATCAAGTGCAGGTCTCTCCCGTCGGCGGGCGCGGCGAGATCACGGTGCACGCATATGACCGGCTGGGCAATCCGCTGGTGAGCAACGACACGACCGTTCGCGTGAGCACTCCGTCGGGCGAGACGCGCGACGTCAAGCTAACGCAGGAAGCGCCTGGCGTGTTCACGGGCTGGTTCGACGCCGAGCAGCTTGGCAGCTACATCGTTACGGTCGCCGAGCAGGACGCAGACGGGGAGTCGCGAGTCAGCTCTAGCGGTTTCTCGATTCCGTACCCGCCGGAGTATCAGTACCAGGCTACGAACTTTCCGCTGCTCGAAGGGATCGCGGGCGTGACCGGCGGTGCGGCGATCACCGATCCCCTGGACGCCCTTCGTGCCGTTCCAGATCCGGGCGTGTCGATCGAAGACCTTTGGCTGTACTTCCTTTTGGCAGCCGCGGTGATGTTGCCGGTCGACGTCGGTGTGCGGCGCATCGCGCTGCCTTTGACAGAGATGATCGCGACGGTCGTCGCGTGGATGAAGAGGAAGCCGGCTCAGGAGCCGTCGGAGGCTGATGAGCGGATCGCGCGTCTGCGCAAGGCCAAGCTCGCCGCCACGGATTCAGACCCTGCTGAAGCTAGAGGTAAGACCGTGATTCTGAAGCCGACTGAACGGAAGCCGCGCGAGCAAACTCGAAAACCTGCCGCCACCGGTGCCACTGCCAGCAAGCTGCTCGAAGCCAAGCGCAAGCGCCGTGAGTCCGACGAAGAGTGA